The following are from one region of the Rhinoraja longicauda isolate Sanriku21f chromosome 3, sRhiLon1.1, whole genome shotgun sequence genome:
- the macir gene encoding macrophage immunometabolism regulator produces MEVDLSGISRTVLPVLPAPALEVNSQGKSEPEKPRSSSTPCSPVKRTVSSYQILHMDTNYLVGFATGGELLKLAKRWSSSEVGAADVVPGQHTKQQDVGLTRNSRVYRTKNRNYQPYEIPAANGRRRRRMPSSGERTIKSLSFDPNRCLRGPLPVCLIKGKRAQSKSLDYLNLDKMSIKEPADTEVLQYQLQHLTLRGERVFNRNKT; encoded by the coding sequence ATGGAAGTGGACCTCAGTGGTATTTCCAGGACAGTCTTGCCTGTCCTTCCTGCACCTGCTCTCGAAGTGAACTCTCAGGGGAAATCGGAACCGGAGAAACCTCGTAGCTCCAGCACCCCGTGTTCTCCAGTGAAGAGGACCGTGTCGAGCTATCAAATTCTTCACATGGACACCAACTATCTGGTTGGCTTTGCTACCGGCGGCGAACTTTTAAAATTAGCTAAAAGGTGGTCAAGTAGTGAAGTGGGGGCAGCAGATGTTGTGCCTGGCCAACATACCAAACAGCAGGATGTGGGACTGACCAGAAATTCACGGGTCTATCGAACCAAGAACCGAAATTATCAGCCGTATGAGATCCCAGCGGCAAATGGGCGGAGGCGGCGGCGGATGCCAAGCTCCGGGGAACGAACCATCAAGTCCTTGTCCTTCGACCCGAACAGATGTCTACGTGGTCCTTTGCCAGTTTGCCTCATTAAAGGAAAAAGAGCCCAGTCAAAATCATTGGATTACCTAAACCTAGATAAAATGAGTATTAAGGAGCCAGCAGACACGGAGGTACTGCAATACCAGCTGCAGCATCTCACACTTAGAGGGGAGCGTGTGTTCAACAGAAATAAAACTTGA